In one window of Rippkaea orientalis PCC 8801 DNA:
- a CDS encoding type II toxin-antitoxin system HicB family antitoxin: MTVHKTNNERIVFLYPDEDGYIIAEVPSLPGCISQGETRQEALQNIQEAIALHLEVLQERGELIPEDNIEITSVPVLI; the protein is encoded by the coding sequence ATGACAGTCCATAAAACCAATAACGAAAGAATTGTTTTTCTTTATCCTGATGAAGATGGTTATATTATTGCGGAAGTTCCTAGTCTTCCCGGATGTATTAGTCAGGGAGAAACTCGTCAAGAAGCTCTACAAAATATTCAAGAAGCTATTGCACTTCATTTAGAAGTTTTACAAGAAAGAGGGGAATTAATTCCCGAAGATAACATAGAAATAACGTCAGTTCCCGTGTTAATATAG